ATGGGAAGGAGACAGAACTGTGGATAGGCCTCTGGAGCACTGATGTGACCGTTTTTAAATACACAACTCTGATGACTCCGTCATTGCCAGGATGAACCGCCTGGACCCGTGCAAGTGGCCACTTACACGGTGGAAATCTCTCATCCGAGATGAGAACGACCGATGCGATGGTGATGTTGgctctttgatatttccatttGGGATTGGAGTGGAAACGGTGGATGTATTCTTGCGCCCATCGTCGCCAGAAATCTTGCACCCTGTTGGTGATAAAGTGCCACCTGTCGAGACGTGGAATATTTTCCTCGAGCAGTGATGGCTCCGGAACCGTGGTGATGGGTCCGCCGATGAGGAAGTGCCCTGGAGTGAGCACTGAAATGTCCGCTGGATTGTCCGAGGTTGGTGCAATGGGACGAGAATTGCAAAAACAATCTGCACCAGAAGAGTTGTAGGTTCCTCTAGGGACAGAGTTGAGGTCCCAATTGTCCTTTGGAGAGGGTATTTGACGGATTTAACAGCCGATTCCCATTTTCCGCCGAAATGTAGAGCGCCTGGTGCATGGAAATTCCAGGTGGTTCCGTCTGCTGCTAAAGCAGCCCGAATCTGGTCCGATTCAGCCGAGGCCTCAGCAAATAATTGATTCAGGACTCGATTGGCTCCGATGAAGTTAAGCCCTCTGTCACTGGTGATTGAGGCTGAGATTCCTCGTCTGCCGGAGAACCGTTTGTAGGCTGCTCTAAATGCTTGGGTGGTGTATTCCGTTACCGCTTCGATGTGGATGACTGAGGTGGAGAAGCAGAGGAAGACCGAGATATAGCCGTGCTGGGACCGATGGCCCGATCCTTTCCACCGGACTATATTTAGTGGGCCGGCAAAGTCGACTCCGGTATAGGTGAATGGCCTGGATGGTTGAATGCTTGGTGGTGGCAACTGACCCATCAGTTATTGTGCGAGCTCTCCTCTGTTCCGAACACAGACAGCATATTGATGGATGTGTATTCGCACACGAGCTCTGCCGCCGATGATCCAATACCTTTGCCTGGTAAAAGCCAGAGTGAGCTGGGTTCTGCCGTGATGCGACCGTCGGTGTGCATCTCCGATGACTAGATCCGTGAATCTGGAATGTCGTGGGAGTACCGTTGGATGGATCTCCTCAAAGTCCAGGTGAGCATTGTGGAGACGGCCGCCGATCTGCAAGATTTGTTGGTGGTCTAGGTAAGGAGTTAGCCTAGATATTGGAGAtgtatttgataattttctgCCACTTACCAGGATCCGGATCTCCTCGCTGAAGTGATGGTGCTGTATCCTTTTTATCCAGAAAAGTCTAGCTTCTTCGACTTCTTCTGGAGTGGCAAACCGTGGATCAGAAACTTCTATCCGCCGTAGCCGCCGTCCGAGCCGATTGACGAGTGCCGTTACTCACAAAATTTTGTTGAGATCGTTATGCCGCTCTAGGAGTTCATTGCCCTTCTGAGGGCCGATGACAACTGGATCTGCTGAGGATAGCTTTTCCTCAAGCGCCGCCGCCGCCGTGGAGCCGACTGACGAGACTGGCCAATGGTGTGGAGGCAATACGATCCATCGTGGCCCATTCCACCAGAGAGGATGGTGATGAAGGTGTTCCGGTGATAGCCCCCGTAAGGCATAGTCTGCTGGGTTGTCTGTTCCGCTGATGTGAAGCCATGCTCCGTTGGGTATGGCCTCTTGGATTTTTACAACACAATGTAGGACGTGTTCTTTACAGCGAGATGGATGGGATTTAACCCATGCTAGAGCCACCGAGGAGTCCGTTCTGAGGAAGATGGTTGGTTGGGCTGGCTCCAGCTCTTTGATGGCGTAGGAGGTGAGCTCCGTCAACAGCCCTGTCGCTGTTAGCTCAAGTCTGGGTATAGTCACTGTCTTAAGTGGGGCGACACGTGTTTTGGCGCACACTCGGGAGATGACTGGAGCCGTACCTGGTTTTTCCGTCCGAAGATAGACTACCGCCTCGATGGCGAGGTTGGAGGCATCCGCAAAGCCGTGAACTTGGAGGGTTGAGACCATGGAGACGAGTTGGAGCTACTGAGGAACTGCGATGAGGTTGACGTGGCTTAGTTCTTCCCTGAACTGATTCCAGCGACGGATGGTGGACATGGGAAGTGGATCATTTCAGTCGACCTTGATGAGGGACAGTTCCTGCATGACGAGTTTGGCTTTGGTGGATACCGGACAAATGCAGCCCAATGcatcaaaaatatgggcgattTCCGATAAGATGAACCGCTTGGTTACTGGTTTGGTGGTGAAGGTCTACGGTTTAAATTGAAAGTGGTCTTGGTGTGAATTCCAGCACAAACCAAGCACCTTGAAGACCTGCTCCTTTTCTTGAAGCTCTGATGGAAATGATGGAGATGGTGGAGGTGACAGCCCCAGTTGGCTGAGGACCTCCAGATAATTGCTGGCCTATTTCTGAAGGGGGAAGCCGCTCGCCTTGCAGAGACCGATGAGCTGAGTGATAATTTCTCTCAGCTCCCCTGGTGAATCCGCTCCGCCGTAGATATCGTCTACGTATCTGCCTTTGGAGAGGGAGGGTACCGCCTTTGGATACCGATGTCCGTCGTCCGCCGTGAGCTGCTGGAAAACTCGAAGAGCTAGCCATGGAGCCCAAGTTTGGCCGTAGGTGACTGTGGTGAGTTGGAACATAATGAGTTGGTTCTC
This genomic stretch from Diachasmimorpha longicaudata isolate KC_UGA_2023 chromosome 6, iyDiaLong2, whole genome shotgun sequence harbors:
- the LOC135163924 gene encoding uncharacterized protein LOC135163924 — protein: MVSTLQVHGFADASNLAIEAVVYLRTEKPGTAPVISRVCAKTRVAPLKTVTIPRLELTATGLLTELTSYAIKELEPAQPTIFLRTDSSVALAWVKSHPSRCKEHVLHCVVKIQEAIPNGAWLHISGTDNPADYALRGLSPEHLHHHPLWWNGPRWIVLPPHHWPVSSVGSTAAAALEEKLSSADPVVIGPQKGNELLERHNDLNKILLTPYLDHQQILQIGGRLHNAHLDFEEIHPTVLPRHSRFTDLVIGDAHRRSHHGRTQLTLAFTRQRYWIIGGRARVRIHIHQYAVCVRNRGELAQ